The following is a genomic window from Thalassophryne amazonica chromosome 14, fThaAma1.1, whole genome shotgun sequence.
aaaagaaaaaaaaaagtcaggagtGAGACAGCTGATTGGGTAATTTGATCAAAGTAATTTTGAATGGATTTGTGGTGACACGCTAGCTGAGATGTCAGCGTAATCTCAGATGAGGACGGAGACAGGGAGAAAGAGTTTGGAGATGGTGAAACCTGACGAGGAGGAGGCCATGAAGAAAACGAAAGCTTGGACTGGATTCGGGAAGCAGTAAGTGCCGCTGTAACTACGGGAATGGAAACTCAGCCGAGCTGAAAAGTGACCTGCTGGATTTTTAAAAAggacattaaaaaacaaatggAGGAACTGGAGGAGGTCAGAAATACACCGAAAACTGCAAGATATGACCCGTCAGATAAAAGAAATAGTGGGGCAAGTGGGAGGGATTGAGAAGAACATGACTGACACAGACGGGTGGGACATCGGGGTTAAGAGCACTCTGTCAGCTATTCCTTAACCAGAGAGCACTGCAGGATAAAGTGATGAAATGGAAGGTCAATTTAGGTGCAACAACATTTGGATTTTATGGCATTCCAGAGGTGACAGAGGGCACTTCTGCAACTGCATTCAtagtcaattcaattcaatagTCAACATGAAAAAGTCGAAACTGTGGGAGGCTGTCGACTCAAACTGGGACAGTGACTTGGGAGATGAGTGAGTACACCGCACCCTGGCAACGAAGCCATCTAAAAATGCTTTGCCATGTTCTGTGGTGGTTTGCTTCCTGGAAGAAGAAACTTCATTACAAGAACAAGAAAGTGTGATGATGCTGATGCTGTACAGATAGAAGAGGAAGGAATATGTTCAGGTTAAGGAATGCGTTGAAGGAACACAGAATACATTTCCAAACTCCTCTAACTCGAATGCGAGTTCACTTGAAGACGGCACCGCCGTGTAGCACATCACAGCACAAGCAGCAGAGTACCAGAAAAAACAGGGCCTTGACGTGGACAGAGTCACTTGTGAGAAAGGAGGCAACATTACAGAGGAAACTTCCCGCAACAAcaacttaaccaataatttgcctcactttttaccaaacttgaagcaactttaacgttggtcccctgtacaaactgaaattgacctttgtcactgtttttgctgtttttaccccataacattcagtcacagatggtccagATTTTGCCTTGTAGTGTTGGTTTGCCCACCAGTGTGATTTTGTTTGTAATAATGTACCAAATTGTTGGTTTGGTAATTTGTAAAGTTTCTGCTTTGTATCCGACAGGGGTATTTGTTGTTTAAGCTAATTATGGCTTTCTTCACTTGCATCAACACCTCTTTGGACCTCATTGAGGGATTTGCTGTGAGATATATGTCTTCTAGGTTTCATCAAAACCAGTGGATTAGTTTATGAGTAGTAGAAATCTGGAcagatgtaaagaaaaaaaaaaggtccacaATTTGTATCTGGATCCTCGATCATTCACCCTATTTTTTTACAAAGAAGGGCTGAAAATTTTGAATGACAAAAGTGACTTCCTGTCACGTTAACAATGCAGTGACAGCAGATTGGAGATACACTGATTGACATATAGGCCTTTTGGTGAAGatatggtgccatcttgtggtgagaTGAAAACATCTTGTTCATTGCAATCTGCAACAACAGAGAAGTCATTCGGTAGCAGTTATTTTTGAATCCTGCGTTATCAAGTCCTTACTGCATTGTCATTAAGAACATGAGTTATTGAATTTGGATTTTAGGACCTGTGTGGCTAACAGCAGCGTGTAGATATGGAACCTTTTCTCATTTAACACATgaccttctgtttgcagaggagctGGACAACTTGAAAAAAGACCTACAGGATTCATAAAGCCGGTCATCCACCACAGCTATGTGTGGCATCTTCTGCCTGCTGAGCCTTTCGCCCACTCGCTTTGAGTGGGACAAAAGAGTTTATGAACATTTGAGAAGACGAGGACCCAGCTCAAGTCAGGATCTCACAGTTACAGGCACAAATAGCTGTTATCAGTGTGTATTCTCTGCTCACGTTCTCCACATGCGAGGTCTCCTCACCCCTCAGCCTCTCCGCAGCACCACCGGAAACATCCTGCTGTGGAACGGGGAGGTGTTTGGAGGCTTGCCGGTGATGCCAGAAGAGAACGACTCTGCTGTTGTCTTTGAGCGGTTGTTATCCTGCAAACAGCCCGCCGAGAATCTGTCAGTCTTGTCCAGCATACGGGGACCGTGGGCATTTGTTTACTACCAGCAAGCTGGTGACTACCTCTGGTTTGGCAGAGATTTCTTTGGCAGACGGAGTTTGCTGTGGAAATTCGATGTGGAGTTCAACATCTTGACCCTGACCTCTGTGGCAGCTCACACACATGGACCAGGTCGGTCTGCTTGGCAAGAAGTTCCAGCGGCTGGTGTGTACAGGGTCGATCTGGCAGCAGTTTCAGATACTGGACGTGTGGTCTTTGAGGTTTATCCTTGGGCTCAGGGAGGAAGTGAGCATGTGTCAGTCTGTAGTGAAACTGCACGGGAGTTTGGTGTCCCCATTGGCTGCACTGCTGTCATGAACCAATCAGGGCTTGTCCTCACCTCACCCGTGTGCCCACTTAATATGTCCATCCCACCATCATTGAATGAGACCCAACATCTATCTGTGGAGGATCCAGAGCAGCTGTTGGCTTGCAGAGAGAAAAACAAGGCGGCGGCGAGACTTATTGATGTTCTTAGTGAGGCAGTAAGGAGACGTGTCCAGTCTCTACCTTTACACCTCAAGGTCAGCGTGACTCCCAACAGGCAAGCTGCTGTCGCCATTCTTTTCTCAGGTGGGATCGACTCCATGATTTTGGCTGCCTTAGTGGACCGTCACGTACCTGCTCATCAGCCAATAGACCTTCTCAATGTTGCATTTAAACTGCCGGAATCAACGATGCAGAAAGagtacacaaagataaacaaaaagcaaaaaaacaagcaGACGGGTTCAGCTGATGGAGCCTTTTCCCAAACACGTGGCCGCTTTGACGTTCCTGACAGAATTACTGGAAAGGCGGGACTTAAGGAATTACAAGGCTTGAAtccggagagaaaatggaatttTGTAGAAATCAATGTAACACAGAAGGAGCTGCAGAAAACACGCCAGGAGCATATTTGCCATCTGGTGCATCCGCTGGATACGGTGCTTGATGACAGCATCGGATGTGCCGTTTGGTTCGCAGCACGGGGGaggggcttcatcacggaggaTGATGATAACCAAAGGTgcttcacatcatcagcaaacgTGAGTTACAGCAATCCATGTTTTGTAATTTAAGAAAGTCACTTACACTGGTAACAGATTGGTTCTTATGACAAACAGGATGGGTTCAACTGAGACGTCAGTATTGCTAGTTAAACCTGTATTtgtttaaa
Proteins encoded in this region:
- the asnsd1 gene encoding asparagine synthetase domain-containing protein 1 isoform X1, with the protein product MCGIFCLLSLSPTRFEWDKRVYEHLRRRGPSSSQDLTVTGTNSCYQCVFSAHVLHMRGLLTPQPLRSTTGNILLWNGEVFGGLPVMPEENDSAVVFERLLSCKQPAENLSVLSSIRGPWAFVYYQQAGDYLWFGRDFFGRRSLLWKFDVEFNILTLTSVAAHTHGPGRSAWQEVPAAGVYRVDLAAVSDTGRVVFEVYPWAQGGSEHVSVCSETAREFGVPIGCTAVMNQSGLVLTSPVCPLNMSIPPSLNETQHLSVEDPEQLLACREKNKAAARLIDVLSEAVRRRVQSLPLHLKVSVTPNRQAAVAILFSGGIDSMILAALVDRHVPAHQPIDLLNVAFKLPESTMQKEYTKINKKQKNKQTGSADGAFSQTRGRFDVPDRITGKAGLKELQGLNPERKWNFVEINVTQKELQKTRQEHICHLVHPLDTVLDDSIGCAVWFAARGRGFITEDDDNQRCFTSSANVILTGIGADEQLAGYSRHRVRYKVSGHEGLIQELAMELGRISSRNLGRDDRVIGDHGKEARFPYLDEDVVSFLNSLPVWEKADLSLPRGIGEKLLLRLTAKQLGLGHSAVLPKRAMQFGSRIAKMENSHEKASDKCTRLQTDRADLSEDT